The genomic stretch TGGAGAAAAACCTAGAACAAAAAAAACTTGACGCAATCAAAGATAATCTGGCCACTAGGTCATTTATTCTTCAAAAAGGTGACTCTCTTAACCTAAGGTTTGTATCAGATGAAGAAGCTGCGGCCACCTTTATTGAAAGCACGGGTGAAGATTTCACCAAGTTTCTGGAAGACAATCCTCTGCGGGATAGTTTTGTTTTGGCCATAGCAGAGGAATTTCAGACTTCAGAGCAGCTGGATGCAATAGTTGCTGAAATCGAAGCTATTCCCGGGGTTTTTGAAGTCTCCTATATGACAGATCTGGTGGACTCCATTAATAAGAACTTACTCAAAGTAAGTATTGTACTCGGGGGGTTTATCTTGATTTTGATCATTACTGTGGTGATGCTCATCAATAATACCATAAGATTGGCGCTTTTTTCCCAACGTTTTCTGATTCGTTCCATGCAGTTGGTGGGCGCCACTCGCGGATTTATAAGAAAGCCTTTTCTGTCACGTGCTTTTTTGTTTGGAATGCTGGCTGGAGGTTTCGCATCCATGATTCTATTTGCGCTGGTGAAATATACCCAGTCAAATATCGAGGGATTCGCCATGCTTCAAAACCAGCAATTGTTATTGGTTTTGTTTGGTATTTTGATTACAGTAGGCGGAATTCTATCTGTTCTAAGTACCTTGCGAGCTGTCAATAAGTATTTAAATATGTCTTTGGACGAACTGTATTAATCTATATAATGAGCAAATCTTCTTTTCCTTTTTCCCGCAAAAATTACAAACTGATGTTTATAGGCATAGGCCTTATCATTTTGGGGTTCATCCTTATCAGCTTAGATGGAGAACCCCATGGTAATGGGGTGTTAGGGTTGACTATCGGTCCAATAGTGACATTGGCGGGTTTTATTTTTGAATTTTACGCGATTTTCGCAAAAACAGAAAGTAACTAAAAGTGGAAATAATTGATGCAATTATCCTTGGAATCATCCAAGGATTGACGGAGTTTTTGCCGGTATCCTCAAGTGGGCATTTGGAATTGGGAAAAGCAATCTTGGGAGAACATAAAATGCCTGCTGAAGGATTGATGTTCACCGTAGTTGTACATTTTGCTACTGCTCTCAGTACTATAGTGGTATTCCGAAAAGACATAGGAGAAATTCTCAGTGGTTTGTTCAAATTTCAATGGAATGAAGAAACTCAATTTGTCACCAAAATCGTGCTTTCTATGATTCCCGCAGCGATTGTAGGATTAGTGTTTGAGGAACAGCTTGAGACTTTATTTGGAGGACAGATCGTATTTGTAGGATGCATGCTCATCCTCACGGCAGTGTTGCTCTATCTGGCTGATAGAGCCAAATTTACTAATCAACCCGTAACGTTTTGGCAAGCAATAATTGTGGGGGTGGCACAGGCTATCGCTATTCTACCTGGGATTTCCCGTTCTGGAGCCACCATTTCTACTTCTGTCCTACTGGGTATAGATAAAGGAAAAGCTGCCAGGTTCTCGTTTCTGATGGTTGTGCCCTTGATTTTGGGCAAGATTGCCAAAGATATATTAGGCGGTGATCTGTCTATGGAAACTGAGGGAGTTGGATACCTTAGCGCAGGATTTTTGGCTGCTTTTATAGCTGGAATCATTGCATGTACCTGGATGATCAAGTTGGTGAAAAACAGTAAGCTCAGTTATTTTTCTATTTACTGTCTTATTGTAGGTATCATAGCTATAGTAGCTGGTTTATATTTATAAGATGCAAGAACCCTACGGAGAAGTATTTCTGATCAACAAACCTCTGGAATGGACATCTTTTGATGTGGTTAAAAAGGTTCGCAATGCCCTTAAAATCAAAAAGGTAGGGCACGCAGGAACTCTGGATCCACTGGCCACAGGTCTGCTTATCGTCTGTGCCGGCAAAATGACCAAACAGATCGATACTTTTATGGGTCAGGAAAAGGAATACACAGGAACATTTGTAATCGGGGCTACTACCGATTCCTTTGATCTGGAGCAGCCGGTGATACCTGTGTCCGACCCTTCTTCTGTAACCCTTGATCAGGTAAAAATGGCAGTAACGGAGCTTACCGGGGATATTTTGCAGATACCTCCTATGCACTCAGCGATCAAAATAGATGGCAAGCGTGTATATGAATCTGCCAGAAAAGGCAAAGAGGTCAAAATGAATCCCCGTCCGGTGACTGTAAGTGAATTTGAAATCACTAGTTTTGAAAGTCCAGTAGTAGAATTCAGGATAGTATGCTCTAAAGGCACGTATATCCGCAGCCTTGCCAGAGATCTAGGGGAAAAATTGTCAGTGGGAGCATATATGAGTTCCTTATGCAGAACCAGAATTGGTGATTTCAAGCTTTCAGAGGCTCACGAACTTGGATTGCTAGTAGAAGAAATCAAATCAAGAACGAATGAAAATCTATGAAGGCTTAGCTGATTTTCCCAGACTCTCCAATGCTGTAGTTACGAGTGGGACTTTTGATGGAGTGCATTTAGGACATCAGAAAATTCTTCATCGCATACGGGAATTGGCCCGCTCGATCAATGGGGAAACTGTATTGATCACTTTTTGGCCTCACCCGCGCTTGGTTCTTTACCCCGATGAACATAATCTCAGGCTATTGAGCACTTTTGAGGAAAAGGCCAAACACCTACGTCAGTTGGGAATAGATCATCTGATCACTATCCCCTTCACCAAGGAATTTTCCCAACTCAGTTCTAAGGAATTTATAGAAACAGTTTTGGTGGATACCATCCAAACAAAGAAATTGGTCATAGGCTATGACCACCGATTTGGCAAAAACCGTGAAGGAAGTTTTGAATACCTGAAGTCTCATCATGAGGAGTATGGTTTTGAGCTGGAAGAAATATCGAGGCAGGATGTAGAGGATATAGGTGTTTCCAGTACAAAAATCCGCCATTCATTGGAAACGGGTGATATTTTTACCGCAATCAATTGTCTGGGCAGGCCGTATGAATTGAACGGGCTGGTAATAAAAGGGCAGCAGATCGGGAGATCCATAGGTTTTCCTACTGCCAACATCCACATTCCCAATGATTATAAACTAATACCCAAAGATGGCGTTTATGCAGTAGAGGCTATGGTAAACGGAGCCCTGTACAAAGCCATGCTGAATATAGGAAACCGGCCAACTGTCAACGGTACGCAAAAAACAGTCGAGGCGAATTTATTTGATTTCCAAGGAGATCTTTACGATAAGCAGATCACGATCTACTTCAAGGCCTTTCTTAGAGAGGAACGAAAATTCGATGGACTGGAAGCATTGAAGAACCAACTTTTCATAGATCAGAAAAATGCCAAGAACTTGCTATAAACCCAAAAAATATGATCAACAAAACTGTAAAAAATGCCTATGATGCAGTAGCGGACATTCCCAGCGACAGCATGCTGATGATGGGAGGATTTGGTCTGTCAGGCATTCCTGAAAACTGCATTTCAGCCCTTCTCAAAAGACCTATCTCAGGCTTGACCATCGTGTCAAACAATGCCGGAGTGGATGACTTTGGAATAGGACTTCTTCTCAAAAAGCGCATGGTCAAAAAGATGATATCGAGCTATGTGGGTGAAAATGCGGAGTTTGAGCGACAGCTACTCAGCGGGGAACTGGAAGTGGATCTGGTTCCTCAAGGCACCCTCGCTGAGCGGGTGCGGGCTGGAGGTGCTGGTATTCCAGCATTTTTTACTCCCGCCGGTGTAGGAACTGAGGTAGCTGAAGGTAAAGAATTACGTGAATTTGACGGGAAAATGTACTTGATGGAATCTTGGCTCAAAGCGGATTTTTCTATCGTCAAAGCCTGGAAAGGTGATACAGCAGGTAACTTGATATTCAAAGGTACCGCCAGGAATTTCAACCCTATGATGGCAGCTGCGGGGAAGATCTGCATAGCTGAAGTAGAGGAACTGGTACCGGCAGGCGAGCTTCATCCAAATGAGATCCACACACCTGGAATCTATGTACAGCGGATATTTCAGGGTGAAAATTACGAGAAGAGAATAGAGCAGCGAACAGTATCCAGATAATTCGCATACACCAGCCAGGTTTTGTCAAGAATAGCACAAACCGGATTATTCAGAAAATCCCAGTGGTATAAACCTGGTAGGTTTTGGTCTCCGCACCCCAAGAAACTTGACCTCTTCTTCATCCTTTAACTTCAAAAACAACCCAAAATGCTTACAAAAGAACAGATAGCCCAGCGGATCTCCAGAGAGGTAAAAAACGGGCAATATATTAACTTGGGGATAGGTATTCCCACTTTAGTAGCTAACTATATCCCTGAAAATCTGGATGTAGTACTTCAGTCTGAAAATGGATTACTCGGGATCGGCCCCTTCCCTACTGAGGAAGAAATCGATCCTGATCTTATCAATGCAGGCAAGCAGACAGTGACCATGGCAAAAGGCTCCGCTCTTTTCAATTCTGCGGAATCCTTTGCTATGATACGCGGTGGGCATGTACACCTTACTATTTTAGGCGCTATGGAGGTTTCAGAAAACGGGGATATTGCCAATTGGAAAATTCCCGGCAAAATGGTCAAAGGCATGGGTGGGGCCATGGATTTGGTGGCTTCGGCGGAGAATATCATAGTAGCTATGCAGCATTGCTCCCGTTCGGGGGAATCCAAATTGCTTCCTGAATGCTCACTGCCCATCACAGGAATTCGCTGTGTGAAAAAAATTGTCACCGACTTGGCTATGCTGGAAATTGCATCAGAAGGAGGATTTGTTCTGAAAGAAAGGGCTCCTGGTGTCTCAGTAGAAGAAATCATGGAAAAAACTGCAGGAAAACTCATCGTCAACGGTGAAATACCTGAAATGATTTTGTAATAATATCGTCAAAAATGAACCGGGTGGATGTTCCTGAAGTTTACCTGATTAATTTTGTAAAATCAACGGAGGATCTATTTAGGTCAAAATTAAAAGTATGAAAAACTCAGAGATTAAATTCCAAGTCGATTTGGATGAAAACAGTTTCCCAAAAACAATCAAATGGGATGCTTCAGATAAAGAAAGTAAAGGCTTGGAAGACACCAAAAGTATAAGCCTCAATGTCTGGGACAATTTGAACCACAGCACGCTTAGGATTGACTTATGGACAGAGGAAATGTCTGTAGTGGAGATGAAGCGTTTTTATATAGATATTTTAGGTGGAATGGCTCAGACTATCTTGAACAGCACGGCTGATGAATACATGTCAGAAGAAATCAAAGATCTCTGTGACAGGCTCGTAAAACATGTAAATGAAGAAAACAAAAACGGATAAATCCTTCCGTAATTATTCTAAAAGCCCGGTACTTCCGGGCTTTTTTTATGGAAATATTTGGAGAAAGGAAGTTTTTTAGTTTTCGGAATTTTTAATAAAGAAGTCATTGTGATTTAAGATCGACAATAAATTAGTTGATTCGTTTTATAATTTCCATTTATAGGCCTCAGTTTCCTTCGCAATCGATTTTTCTCTTTTATTTTCACCTCAATATATTTTGGCGATAAAGTGATAATTGTTCGTTTTTTAGGCTATTTTTCGTCTATTAACAATGAAATAATCGCCCTTATTTCATTGAAGAAAAACTTTAAACAGTAAGCCTATGAACAATTTTACAAGTAAAATAAAGCTGTCAGTGTTCTTATTGACATTCTTGGTTTCCCTCACTGCAGGCAAGGTTATAGGCCAGACGACCATAACCGGTACCGTAACAGATGCCGACTCCAAAGAGACTTTGGTTGGGGTCAATATTCTGGTAAAAGGTAAGGTGGCAGGGACCATCTCTGACCTATCCGGCAAGTATTCCCTGAATGTAAACCAGGCTCCGCCTTTGACGCTGGTTTTTTCTATGATAGGATATACAACCCAGGAAGTAGAAATTACCAGCAACCAATCTACGGTGGATATTCAACTGATGGAAACTACGATACTAGGACAAGAAGTAGTTGTCTCGGCATCAAGAGTGGAAGAAAGCATTTTACAATCCCCTGTATCAATAGAGAAAATGGATATTCTTGCTATCCGTGATACACCTGCAGACACATATTATAAAGCAATTGCGAATTTGAAGGGTGTAGACGTTACTTCTTCTTCTATCAATTTTCAGATTATCAATGCACGGGGATTTAACTCTACGGGCAATACACGATTTGTACAGCTTACTGACGGCATGGATACTCAGGCACCTGCTTTAAATTTCCCTATAGGAAACCTTAACGGTCCATCTGAATTGGATGTCGAGAGCGTGGAATTTATACCGGGATCAGCTTCGGCTCTTTATGGGCCAAATGCATTCAACGGTATTCTACTTGTCAACAGCAAAAGCCCATTTGAATATCAGGGACTAAGTGCTTTTTACAAGCAAGGATTCAATCATTTTGGAGGGACTGAGGGTGAGCCCACCAGCCCAAAGCCTATGTATGAAGGTTCTATACGATATGCAAAAGCCTTCAACAATAAGTTTGCATTCAAAATAAACGCCTCGTTCATGCAGGCTGAGGATTGGTATGGTACAGATCAAACCGATCTATCAAGTTCAGCTCAGGGTGACCTTCCTTTTAACCCTGGTGCAAACAGAGTCCATGTGTTTGGAGACGAAGTAGCCAACAATATCGGCCTTCTCAGAAATGTGGGAGCTATTCAGCAACAAGCCCAAGCTTTGGGATTGGGAGGATATATTAATAGTATTCCAGATCAAATTGTATCCCGCACGGGATATGATGAGCGTCATTTAGTGGATTATGGGGCAAAAAACTTCAAGATAAATGGTGCGCTTCACTATAGATTAAATGATAAATCCGAGCTTTCCTATACCTTAAATTATGGAGCTGGGACATCAGTTTATACCGGAGCTCAGAGGTATTCGCTGAGAAATTTTGAAATCACACAGCACAAACTAGAATTAAAAGGATCTAACTATTTCATAAGAGCATATACAACACTAGAAAACTCAGGAGAATCATATATCGCTGATCTTACTGGAGTCAATATTAACTCAATGTGGAAGGATAATTCCAGCTGGTTTGGCCAGTACACTTTAGCTTATATGGGAGCATTAGCCCAACAGCAGGTTGCTCCAGGTTCGTTTGGGACAGCAGATCAACAAGCCGCTGCACATGGTGCAGCTAGAAGTTTTGCCGATCAAGGTAGATATGAACCAGGTTCGGCAGAATTTGAAAATGCTTCTAGAGATGTTCGCGGACAATTTATTCCGGAGGGTTCTTTATTCAATGACAAATCCCGGATGTATATGGCAGAAGGTCAGTATGATTTCCGTGAAGAAATTGATTTTATGGATCTTCAAGTGGGAGCTCAATATCGGGTCTATGACCTGCGCTCCAACGGTACAATCTTCGCTGATGTAGAGGGAAATGATATCACCATTTCTGAATATGGAGCATTTGCGCAAGCCGGTAAAAGAGTCTTGAATGAAAAATTAAAAATTACGGGAAGTTTGCGATATGATAAAAATGAGAATTTCGATGGTCAATTCAGCCCTAGAATTTCTGGTGTCTTAACTGAGAAAAACCATAATTTCAGACTATCCTATCAGACTGGATTTAGAATGCCTACCACCCAAGCTCAACATATCGATTTGAACGTGGTGTCGGCAAGGTTAATTGGAGGTCTGCCATTTTATCGTGAAAAATACGACATTTTCACCAACTCATATACGCTAGCTTCTGTAGAGCAATATGTGGCTAAAGTTGGTTCTGGTATTAGTCCTGTATCACCGGAGGCTACAAGTTTATTAAAACCGGCTACAGAGGAAGATTTTCCTGAGTTGCGACCTGAGCAAGTAAGATCAATAGAAATCGGATACAAGAGTTTATTGAACAGCAATAAAATCTTGATCGATTTTGCTTATTATTATAATGTCTATAATGATTTTATTACACAAAATGCAGTACGAAAGGCACCAGGCCCGATCTTTCCTACCCCAACTACTCCGGAGGAATTGGCTATCAATGCTGTAAATGCGCCAAGCCTACTTACCCCCATTACCACTCCAGGGA from Algoriphagus sp. NG3 encodes the following:
- a CDS encoding 3-oxoacid CoA-transferase subunit B, with protein sequence MLTKEQIAQRISREVKNGQYINLGIGIPTLVANYIPENLDVVLQSENGLLGIGPFPTEEEIDPDLINAGKQTVTMAKGSALFNSAESFAMIRGGHVHLTILGAMEVSENGDIANWKIPGKMVKGMGGAMDLVASAENIIVAMQHCSRSGESKLLPECSLPITGIRCVKKIVTDLAMLEIASEGGFVLKERAPGVSVEEIMEKTAGKLIVNGEIPEMIL
- a CDS encoding cell division protein FtsX, translating into MANYPRKKKTLGHFKFGSVLFSTTLSLFIVGLFGVILIQAKTLTSMIRENIEVQVFLEKNLEQKKLDAIKDNLATRSFILQKGDSLNLRFVSDEEAAATFIESTGEDFTKFLEDNPLRDSFVLAIAEEFQTSEQLDAIVAEIEAIPGVFEVSYMTDLVDSINKNLLKVSIVLGGFILILIITVVMLINNTIRLALFSQRFLIRSMQLVGATRGFIRKPFLSRAFLFGMLAGGFASMILFALVKYTQSNIEGFAMLQNQQLLLVLFGILITVGGILSVLSTLRAVNKYLNMSLDELY
- a CDS encoding bifunctional riboflavin kinase/FAD synthetase, with amino-acid sequence MKIYEGLADFPRLSNAVVTSGTFDGVHLGHQKILHRIRELARSINGETVLITFWPHPRLVLYPDEHNLRLLSTFEEKAKHLRQLGIDHLITIPFTKEFSQLSSKEFIETVLVDTIQTKKLVIGYDHRFGKNREGSFEYLKSHHEEYGFELEEISRQDVEDIGVSSTKIRHSLETGDIFTAINCLGRPYELNGLVIKGQQIGRSIGFPTANIHIPNDYKLIPKDGVYAVEAMVNGALYKAMLNIGNRPTVNGTQKTVEANLFDFQGDLYDKQITIYFKAFLREERKFDGLEALKNQLFIDQKNAKNLL
- a CDS encoding undecaprenyl-diphosphate phosphatase, whose protein sequence is MEIIDAIILGIIQGLTEFLPVSSSGHLELGKAILGEHKMPAEGLMFTVVVHFATALSTIVVFRKDIGEILSGLFKFQWNEETQFVTKIVLSMIPAAIVGLVFEEQLETLFGGQIVFVGCMLILTAVLLYLADRAKFTNQPVTFWQAIIVGVAQAIAILPGISRSGATISTSVLLGIDKGKAARFSFLMVVPLILGKIAKDILGGDLSMETEGVGYLSAGFLAAFIAGIIACTWMIKLVKNSKLSYFSIYCLIVGIIAIVAGLYL
- a CDS encoding DUF3098 domain-containing protein, translating into MSKSSFPFSRKNYKLMFIGIGLIILGFILISLDGEPHGNGVLGLTIGPIVTLAGFIFEFYAIFAKTESN
- a CDS encoding TonB-dependent receptor yields the protein MNNFTSKIKLSVFLLTFLVSLTAGKVIGQTTITGTVTDADSKETLVGVNILVKGKVAGTISDLSGKYSLNVNQAPPLTLVFSMIGYTTQEVEITSNQSTVDIQLMETTILGQEVVVSASRVEESILQSPVSIEKMDILAIRDTPADTYYKAIANLKGVDVTSSSINFQIINARGFNSTGNTRFVQLTDGMDTQAPALNFPIGNLNGPSELDVESVEFIPGSASALYGPNAFNGILLVNSKSPFEYQGLSAFYKQGFNHFGGTEGEPTSPKPMYEGSIRYAKAFNNKFAFKINASFMQAEDWYGTDQTDLSSSAQGDLPFNPGANRVHVFGDEVANNIGLLRNVGAIQQQAQALGLGGYINSIPDQIVSRTGYDERHLVDYGAKNFKINGALHYRLNDKSELSYTLNYGAGTSVYTGAQRYSLRNFEITQHKLELKGSNYFIRAYTTLENSGESYIADLTGVNINSMWKDNSSWFGQYTLAYMGALAQQQVAPGSFGTADQQAAAHGAARSFADQGRYEPGSAEFENASRDVRGQFIPEGSLFNDKSRMYMAEGQYDFREEIDFMDLQVGAQYRVYDLRSNGTIFADVEGNDITISEYGAFAQAGKRVLNEKLKITGSLRYDKNENFDGQFSPRISGVLTEKNHNFRLSYQTGFRMPTTQAQHIDLNVVSARLIGGLPFYREKYDIFTNSYTLASVEQYVAKVGSGISPVSPEATSLLKPATEEDFPELRPEQVRSIEIGYKSLLNSNKILIDFAYYYNVYNDFITQNAVRKAPGPIFPTPTTPEELAINAVNAPSLLTPITTPGSENTFQTYTNFTEGTVRAHGAALGLTFNLPKNYSLSGNYNFNKLLSSPTEGFLNDFNTPEHKGNLVFGNRKLTKKLGFNVAWRYQTSFRWESSFARGEVPAVSNFDAQVSYKVSSIKSIIKMGGSNVFNNRYFMNFGGPTIGAIYYISITFDELLN
- a CDS encoding CoA transferase subunit A; translation: MINKTVKNAYDAVADIPSDSMLMMGGFGLSGIPENCISALLKRPISGLTIVSNNAGVDDFGIGLLLKKRMVKKMISSYVGENAEFERQLLSGELEVDLVPQGTLAERVRAGGAGIPAFFTPAGVGTEVAEGKELREFDGKMYLMESWLKADFSIVKAWKGDTAGNLIFKGTARNFNPMMAAAGKICIAEVEELVPAGELHPNEIHTPGIYVQRIFQGENYEKRIEQRTVSR
- the truB gene encoding tRNA pseudouridine(55) synthase TruB, giving the protein MQEPYGEVFLINKPLEWTSFDVVKKVRNALKIKKVGHAGTLDPLATGLLIVCAGKMTKQIDTFMGQEKEYTGTFVIGATTDSFDLEQPVIPVSDPSSVTLDQVKMAVTELTGDILQIPPMHSAIKIDGKRVYESARKGKEVKMNPRPVTVSEFEITSFESPVVEFRIVCSKGTYIRSLARDLGEKLSVGAYMSSLCRTRIGDFKLSEAHELGLLVEEIKSRTNENL
- the gldC gene encoding gliding motility protein GldC produces the protein MKNSEIKFQVDLDENSFPKTIKWDASDKESKGLEDTKSISLNVWDNLNHSTLRIDLWTEEMSVVEMKRFYIDILGGMAQTILNSTADEYMSEEIKDLCDRLVKHVNEENKNG